The proteins below are encoded in one region of Bremerella sp. P1:
- a CDS encoding HypC/HybG/HupF family hydrogenase formation chaperone, producing MCLAVPGRVVRWIDRTPPFESAAIEFGGLHREVNMACVPEAAIDDYVLVHAGIAISIVSPVEAEQLLRTLDELESVEGEADSAEDTPP from the coding sequence ATGTGCCTGGCAGTACCGGGTAGAGTCGTACGCTGGATTGACCGAACGCCGCCGTTTGAGAGCGCGGCAATTGAATTTGGCGGTTTGCATCGCGAGGTCAACATGGCCTGCGTTCCAGAAGCAGCCATCGACGATTATGTATTGGTTCACGCAGGCATCGCCATCAGCATTGTGAGCCCCGTAGAGGCAGAACAACTGTTGCGCACGCTCGACGAACTGGAATCGGTCGAAGGAGAAGCGGACTCTGCGGAGGATACTCCTCCATGA
- a CDS encoding sigma-54-dependent transcriptional regulator: protein MSSTESAPSAFPCRLLLVDTDSRFRRIVKEFLSSQIVQVEEVSHERQALQKLERSEFDVILVEMAANTEASLLRLRELKEKADCEVICVSEKPDAESIVAAIKAGCFDYLTKPVRMSRLQKTVDNAFRTVRRQRLCRSEHLRNGQAKKPLMIGQSAAMQEVFRLIKRAGPTDQPILIQGESGTGKELVAKAIHQVSHRVDQPMVVVNCAALPETLLESELFGHEKGAFTGAASAKPGLFEVADGGTMFIDEIGEMASGIQAKLLRVLEDGSFRRVGGTEERRVNVRLLTATNRNLFEEVKEGRFREDLFYRIDVMRLELPPLRHRGDDVALLTHHFMGNDWQIDMDAMEAIERYRWPGNVRQLINALERAKILSDDQTILLQNLPTEVAECTYVLSHSGPPRKDDLESLMRHQIELVMSRENGNKVRAARALGVSRRSLYRLLEKYQIE from the coding sequence ATGAGTAGTACTGAATCAGCCCCCAGCGCTTTTCCCTGCCGTTTGCTGTTGGTCGATACCGATTCCCGATTTCGCCGGATCGTTAAAGAGTTTCTTTCTAGTCAGATCGTTCAGGTCGAAGAAGTAAGTCATGAACGTCAGGCATTGCAAAAACTCGAGCGATCTGAATTCGATGTGATTCTGGTTGAAATGGCAGCAAATACCGAAGCATCACTACTAAGGCTTCGGGAACTAAAGGAAAAGGCAGACTGTGAAGTCATCTGCGTGTCTGAGAAGCCGGATGCGGAATCAATCGTCGCCGCAATAAAGGCTGGTTGCTTCGACTATCTGACCAAGCCGGTACGCATGTCGCGACTGCAAAAGACCGTCGACAACGCATTCAGAACGGTTCGGCGACAGCGCCTATGTAGAAGCGAGCATCTACGAAACGGACAGGCAAAAAAGCCGCTGATGATCGGACAATCAGCCGCAATGCAGGAAGTATTTCGGCTTATCAAACGCGCCGGTCCCACGGATCAGCCTATTCTAATTCAGGGTGAAAGCGGCACTGGCAAGGAGCTAGTCGCCAAGGCTATCCATCAGGTAAGCCATCGCGTGGATCAACCCATGGTCGTTGTTAACTGCGCTGCGCTGCCAGAAACATTACTTGAAAGTGAACTCTTCGGCCACGAAAAGGGAGCGTTTACCGGAGCCGCAAGTGCCAAGCCTGGGTTATTTGAGGTTGCCGACGGAGGCACCATGTTCATCGACGAAATCGGTGAGATGGCTAGTGGCATACAAGCCAAACTATTACGTGTCCTTGAGGATGGCTCGTTTCGCCGTGTCGGTGGGACGGAGGAACGGCGTGTGAATGTGCGTTTACTGACGGCGACTAATCGCAATCTCTTCGAAGAGGTGAAAGAGGGGCGATTCCGTGAAGATTTATTTTACCGGATCGACGTGATGCGCCTCGAATTACCTCCGTTGCGTCATCGCGGAGATGATGTTGCCTTGCTCACGCACCACTTCATGGGCAACGATTGGCAAATCGACATGGATGCCATGGAAGCTATCGAGCGATATCGCTGGCCCGGGAATGTCCGTCAACTTATCAACGCCCTGGAAAGAGCCAAGATATTGTCGGACGATCAAACGATCCTTCTCCAGAACCTGCCTACGGAAGTCGCAGAGTGCACCTATGTATTATCGCATTCCGGACCGCCACGGAAGGATGACCTAGAGTCTTTGATGCGTCACCAAATAGAGTTGGTAATGTCACGCGAAAATGGCAATAAGGTTCGTGCTGCGCGTGCATTGGGCGTGAGCCGGCGTAGCCTTTACCGTCTCCTGGAAAAGTATCAGATCGAATGA
- a CDS encoding response regulator: MGTSSSPSRILIVDDHPIVREGLAARIDGQPDLEVCGEASGINDALSQYRSLSPDLTLIDIQLEDGNGIELIKEIYARNSAAKMLVVSAFDESLYAKRALRAGALGYVNKRELQDKVIDAIRTTLSGQRYLSPKIMQQLLSQVASNNTPVNEDPIQRLSDRELEVFQLIGHGKTTSAIAAQLQLSVHTIDTHREKLRHKLNAKNSAELMKLAVQWVLENG; the protein is encoded by the coding sequence ATGGGTACATCATCTTCACCCAGCCGAATTCTTATTGTCGACGATCATCCGATCGTGCGAGAGGGTCTAGCTGCTCGAATCGACGGTCAACCAGACCTTGAAGTATGCGGAGAAGCGAGCGGTATCAACGATGCATTGTCCCAGTACCGTTCGCTTTCACCAGACCTGACGCTGATCGATATCCAGTTGGAAGATGGAAACGGAATCGAACTGATCAAAGAAATCTATGCACGTAATTCCGCTGCAAAGATGCTTGTTGTCTCAGCATTTGACGAATCGCTATACGCCAAACGCGCCCTACGTGCTGGTGCATTGGGATATGTGAATAAACGAGAACTGCAAGACAAGGTAATCGACGCCATCCGCACTACCCTTAGCGGCCAGCGTTACCTAAGCCCCAAAATCATGCAGCAGTTACTTAGCCAGGTAGCTTCGAATAACACGCCTGTCAATGAGGATCCAATCCAGCGTCTTAGTGACCGAGAGCTGGAAGTGTTCCAGCTGATTGGCCATGGTAAGACAACTTCAGCCATCGCCGCGCAATTGCAACTAAGTGTGCATACGATTGATACGCACCGGGAGAAACTTCGTCACAAACTTAACGCAAAAAACAGTGCTGAATTGATGAAGTTGGCCGTTCAGTGGGTACTGGAAAACGGCTAA
- a CDS encoding zinc-dependent alcohol dehydrogenase family protein → MRAQLLRQVVSLRDVSTPLELVDIPTPRPTRGEIRIRVAACGVCHTELDEVEGRTAPPILPVVPGHEVVGYVDEVGDDVSHHRIGDRVGVGWIHSSSGGEQENICPQFRATGRDVNGGYAEYMTVPEEYAYPIPKCFTDSEAAPLLCAGAIGYRAMRLTGIEDGQTLGLTGFGGSAHLVLQMVRHQFPRTKVFVFARDGDQQEFSLELGAVWAGHTTDRAPIPLDAIIDTTPAWQPVVEALANLAPGGRLVINAIRKEDDDKEQLLQLSYHEHLWMEREVKTVANITHYDIREFLPLAAEIPLRSTITTYPLEEANRAIVELKQGSVKGAKVLVMDA, encoded by the coding sequence ATGAGGGCCCAGCTACTCCGTCAAGTAGTGTCGTTACGTGATGTTTCGACACCGTTGGAACTCGTCGATATTCCCACGCCGCGTCCCACCCGAGGCGAGATTCGGATAAGAGTTGCCGCTTGTGGCGTATGCCATACGGAACTTGATGAAGTCGAGGGAAGAACAGCTCCCCCCATTCTTCCTGTAGTACCTGGACATGAAGTCGTGGGCTACGTCGACGAAGTGGGTGACGACGTGTCGCACCATCGCATTGGCGATCGCGTGGGCGTCGGTTGGATCCATTCTTCTAGCGGGGGTGAGCAGGAGAACATCTGTCCTCAGTTTCGTGCCACAGGCAGAGATGTAAACGGTGGATATGCAGAGTACATGACGGTACCAGAGGAGTATGCGTATCCAATCCCCAAGTGCTTTACAGATTCCGAGGCCGCACCTCTATTGTGTGCCGGAGCGATCGGTTATCGCGCGATGCGACTTACTGGCATTGAGGATGGGCAGACTTTGGGGCTCACTGGTTTTGGTGGATCGGCCCACTTAGTGCTGCAGATGGTACGTCACCAGTTTCCTCGGACGAAGGTATTCGTATTTGCCCGTGACGGAGACCAGCAGGAATTCTCTCTGGAACTAGGGGCTGTGTGGGCAGGCCATACGACCGATCGGGCTCCGATCCCTTTAGATGCCATCATCGACACGACACCCGCCTGGCAACCCGTTGTCGAGGCCTTGGCGAATCTCGCGCCAGGGGGGAGATTGGTCATCAACGCCATTCGCAAGGAAGATGACGACAAAGAACAGCTACTCCAATTGAGTTATCACGAACACTTGTGGATGGAACGAGAAGTAAAGACGGTAGCCAACATCACGCACTATGATATTCGTGAGTTCTTACCGCTAGCGGCCGAAATCCCCCTCCGCTCCACGATCACCACCTACCCACTGGAAGAGGCGAATCGAGCGATCGTAGAATTGAAGCAGGGAAGCGTAAAAGGGGCCAAAGTTCTGGTGATGGATGCTTGA
- the hypD gene encoding hydrogenase formation protein HypD has protein sequence MKYIDEFRDAEACQRTIDAIRQVTSRCWTIMEVCGGQTHGLLRWGIDQQLDGVVRLLHGPGCPVCVTSSSMIDAAIELSRRPDVTVTSFGDMLRVPGSQESLLQARAGGADVQLVYSPLDAVRLARDNPDRQVIFFSVGFETTAPASALAVKQAAELGLENFSLLVAHVRVLPAMEMIASEEPSLVDGFLAAGHVCTITGFQDYAYLATDYRVPVVVTGFEPLDLLRGIHECVSLLERDEPSVVNRYERCVSEHGNLQAKNHVEDVFRVADRDWRGFGIIPNGGLALRTEWARYDAELKYSIQDSLAIVSGDCPASEIITGRLNPVDCPFFGKHCTPEQPMGAPMVSSEGACAAYYRYLPANQNSQPSL, from the coding sequence ATGAAGTACATTGATGAATTCCGTGATGCAGAAGCGTGCCAGAGAACAATCGATGCAATACGTCAAGTCACGTCACGTTGCTGGACGATCATGGAGGTATGTGGGGGGCAGACGCACGGACTATTAAGATGGGGAATCGATCAGCAACTGGATGGAGTCGTTCGACTCCTGCACGGCCCAGGTTGTCCTGTCTGTGTGACCTCCAGTTCGATGATCGATGCCGCCATAGAGCTTTCGCGACGCCCTGATGTTACCGTGACGAGCTTTGGTGATATGTTGCGTGTCCCTGGTTCACAGGAAAGCCTCTTGCAGGCGAGGGCAGGGGGGGCGGATGTTCAGTTGGTGTACTCCCCGCTGGACGCGGTTCGATTGGCGAGAGATAACCCGGATCGCCAAGTCATTTTCTTTTCCGTCGGCTTTGAAACGACTGCCCCTGCGAGTGCTCTCGCGGTAAAACAGGCTGCCGAATTGGGGCTAGAGAATTTCTCGTTACTTGTAGCACATGTTCGCGTTCTGCCAGCGATGGAAATGATTGCCTCCGAGGAACCCAGCCTGGTCGATGGGTTTCTTGCGGCGGGCCATGTTTGCACGATAACAGGATTTCAGGATTACGCGTACCTTGCTACTGACTATCGAGTTCCGGTTGTGGTTACGGGCTTCGAACCGTTGGACTTGCTGAGGGGGATTCACGAGTGTGTCTCACTTCTGGAGCGTGATGAACCTTCGGTTGTAAACCGCTACGAACGTTGCGTATCCGAGCACGGCAATCTTCAGGCGAAGAACCACGTAGAAGATGTATTCCGAGTCGCTGACCGAGATTGGCGTGGTTTTGGGATCATTCCTAACGGAGGCTTGGCACTTAGAACAGAATGGGCGCGGTACGACGCTGAACTCAAGTACTCGATTCAAGATTCGCTTGCGATTGTATCCGGTGACTGTCCTGCCAGCGAGATTATCACCGGACGTCTGAATCCCGTTGATTGTCCGTTCTTTGGCAAGCATTGCACCCCTGAACAACCGATGGGCGCCCCAATGGTGAGTAGCGAAGGCGCCTGTGCCGCCTACTATCGTTACCTACCCGCCAACCAGAATTCTCAACCGTCTCTATAG
- a CDS encoding cation-translocating P-type ATPase produces the protein MSDKCEWQAVPLAEVYRRLDATANGLSQATADKRLETVGPNTLPEQPPPAWWEVLLRQFYSPLIYILLVAAFISILTGEFRDAGFIFFVLLLNATVGGYQEWKAEKSSQALRKLLRIRASVQRGEEVQEIPAEEVVPGDVVWLESGNRIPADLRLVMARGLEIDESLLTGESLPVSKDPQWIGSADSPQSDQANMVFAGSIVTHGRAKGMVVATGSSTAVGQLALDVTRATGGKLPLLERMEQFTNVIALSTLAIAAVIGTIGGLFARYPVTEMFIFVVVLAVAAIPEGLPVAMTVSLAVATTRMARRGVIVRRLSAVEGLGSCTFIATDKTGTLTVNELTVREVQLATGEALKVTGEGFIPQGELVAEDSNSKVISDPILASLIRSVVLCNEADLHQRNGSWHWRGDAVDVALLVLGHKAGETREAMLTKFPQVNDIPYESERQFAASFNRLDGDVRVIVKGAPERVLQMCRDDIDREELEQIALKMAERGLRVLAVAEGPGTTGLDQTRAPSEPTNLALLGFVGMIDPLRPGVREAVDTCHRCGVDVSMITGDHSVTALAIARDLGMAQHEEQVMTGPEVASKTPEELSQIVQNIRVFARVAPRQKLQIVEAAQKSGHFVAVTGDGVNDAPALQAANIGVAMGKSGTDVAREASELVISDDNFATIVVGIEEGRVAYDNIRKVIYLLISTGAAELLVMGLAVVTGMPLPLLPVQVLWMNLVTNGIQDVALAFEPGEGDVLDRQPRSPKERIFDRLMIERTLVAAGLTGAVGFGTFYWMISNGYSESDSRNVLLLMMVLFENFHIGNCRSETKSAFSLSPFRSPFLLAGAIGAFLIHLGAMYLPFMQSILDTSPVSLTTWLIVAALSVTIVPAIELHKWLWNARSAQTQP, from the coding sequence GTGAGCGATAAATGCGAATGGCAGGCCGTTCCTTTGGCCGAGGTTTATCGACGGCTGGATGCCACAGCAAACGGTCTTTCGCAAGCCACGGCCGACAAACGCCTTGAGACTGTTGGGCCCAACACGCTACCTGAACAGCCGCCACCTGCCTGGTGGGAGGTTCTTCTACGGCAGTTCTATAGTCCGTTGATTTACATATTGCTCGTCGCAGCATTTATCTCGATTCTTACCGGAGAATTCCGCGACGCAGGCTTTATCTTTTTCGTGTTGCTTCTCAACGCAACGGTTGGTGGATACCAGGAATGGAAAGCTGAGAAGAGTAGCCAGGCACTGAGAAAGCTGTTGCGAATCAGGGCATCCGTCCAGCGAGGCGAGGAGGTTCAGGAGATTCCTGCCGAGGAGGTTGTGCCTGGAGACGTTGTCTGGCTCGAGTCAGGCAACCGCATCCCAGCCGATTTACGCTTGGTCATGGCGAGGGGACTGGAAATTGATGAATCCCTTTTAACGGGCGAGTCGTTGCCGGTATCGAAAGACCCCCAGTGGATAGGAAGTGCGGATTCACCGCAATCGGATCAAGCCAATATGGTATTTGCTGGTTCAATCGTAACGCACGGTCGTGCCAAAGGAATGGTGGTCGCAACGGGATCTTCGACCGCTGTCGGACAACTAGCGCTGGACGTCACACGAGCAACCGGAGGCAAACTGCCCCTTTTAGAACGCATGGAGCAGTTCACTAATGTGATTGCCCTTTCGACGTTAGCGATCGCCGCAGTAATTGGCACAATTGGTGGTCTGTTCGCCAGGTATCCTGTGACAGAAATGTTTATATTTGTTGTCGTTTTGGCGGTAGCAGCCATTCCCGAAGGCCTTCCCGTTGCTATGACGGTGTCCTTGGCGGTGGCCACGACACGAATGGCTCGACGCGGCGTCATCGTTCGAAGGCTCAGTGCCGTCGAAGGGCTGGGCAGTTGCACCTTCATCGCGACCGATAAGACAGGCACACTAACGGTTAACGAATTGACCGTCCGCGAGGTACAACTCGCTACCGGTGAAGCGTTGAAGGTCACCGGCGAAGGTTTCATTCCGCAGGGAGAACTCGTTGCCGAAGACAGCAACTCCAAGGTTATCTCAGACCCGATTCTTGCGTCGCTGATCCGGTCTGTTGTCTTGTGCAACGAGGCCGATTTACATCAGCGCAACGGGAGCTGGCACTGGCGCGGTGACGCAGTTGATGTGGCTCTTTTGGTCCTCGGACACAAAGCTGGCGAAACTCGTGAAGCAATGCTCACGAAGTTTCCTCAGGTTAATGACATTCCTTACGAGTCGGAACGCCAGTTTGCAGCGTCTTTCAATCGATTGGATGGTGATGTGCGTGTGATTGTGAAAGGCGCTCCTGAACGCGTCCTTCAGATGTGTCGCGACGACATTGACCGCGAGGAACTGGAACAAATTGCCTTGAAAATGGCTGAGCGTGGTCTCCGCGTCTTAGCGGTAGCGGAAGGCCCTGGCACCACAGGCCTCGATCAAACACGAGCCCCTTCCGAACCGACGAACCTTGCCTTGCTAGGTTTTGTTGGAATGATCGACCCATTGCGACCAGGCGTTCGCGAGGCGGTAGATACCTGCCATCGGTGTGGCGTCGACGTCTCCATGATAACCGGGGACCATTCGGTAACGGCCCTGGCAATTGCTCGTGATCTGGGAATGGCGCAGCACGAAGAACAAGTCATGACTGGGCCTGAAGTGGCCAGCAAAACCCCTGAGGAGCTTTCCCAGATCGTACAAAACATCCGGGTGTTCGCTCGGGTGGCCCCGCGACAGAAGCTACAGATTGTCGAGGCCGCACAGAAGTCTGGCCATTTTGTGGCAGTGACCGGCGACGGCGTTAATGATGCACCCGCTCTTCAGGCGGCGAACATCGGCGTGGCAATGGGCAAGTCGGGCACAGACGTGGCTCGTGAAGCATCCGAGCTGGTAATCAGCGATGACAATTTTGCGACGATTGTCGTCGGAATCGAAGAAGGTCGCGTTGCCTATGACAATATCCGTAAGGTGATCTACCTTCTGATCTCTACCGGGGCGGCCGAGCTACTTGTGATGGGGTTAGCGGTGGTCACCGGGATGCCATTACCACTGTTACCGGTTCAGGTACTGTGGATGAACCTGGTTACCAATGGTATTCAGGATGTTGCCCTTGCCTTTGAGCCTGGCGAAGGAGATGTTCTGGATCGCCAACCACGTTCGCCTAAAGAACGCATCTTCGATCGCTTGATGATCGAGAGAACCCTCGTTGCGGCTGGCCTCACGGGCGCTGTTGGCTTCGGTACTTTCTACTGGATGATCTCTAACGGGTACTCAGAAAGCGATTCTCGAAATGTGCTTCTGTTGATGATGGTTCTCTTCGAAAACTTCCATATTGGCAACTGCCGTTCCGAAACAAAGTCGGCTTTTTCCCTAAGCCCATTTCGTAGTCCCTTTCTATTGGCCGGAGCAATCGGAGCGTTTTTGATTCATCTGGGCGCAATGTACCTTCCATTCATGCAATCGATTCTCGATACTTCACCTGTGTCTTTGACTACCTGGCTCATCGTCGCCGCTTTGTCAGTAACTATCGTTCCTGCCATAGAACTGCATAAATGGCTATGGAACGCGCGTTCTGCCCAAACACAACCATAA
- a CDS encoding dienelactone hydrolase family protein, whose amino-acid sequence MTVPAEGHVSKVLVGTDYLPGILRVPPIAQGLVFLIHRSESERALSDDHGLALFLQEKGFATLLFDLLTELEASDDRHIFDIPLLALRLRGVENWAKEQTAIAHLPLGCLGGGTTAAASLVAAALNGSSLRAVVSRGGRPDLAKAYIRMVSVPTLLIVVGADDGAIQCNQKVYDELKCTKRFEVVSHAPELVPGTENTGKVDHLAGDWFSSYLREKDQ is encoded by the coding sequence ATGACAGTCCCTGCAGAAGGGCATGTTTCGAAAGTACTTGTCGGAACGGATTACCTGCCAGGGATTCTCCGCGTTCCGCCGATTGCTCAGGGGTTGGTTTTCTTAATCCATCGGAGTGAGAGTGAGCGAGCGCTTTCGGATGACCATGGGCTGGCACTGTTCCTGCAAGAAAAGGGATTCGCTACGTTGCTCTTTGACCTCCTTACAGAGTTGGAGGCGAGCGATGATCGGCATATTTTCGATATTCCGTTATTGGCTCTTCGCCTGCGAGGTGTTGAGAATTGGGCGAAGGAGCAGACAGCGATTGCACATTTGCCTTTGGGATGTTTAGGGGGCGGCACGACGGCCGCTGCTTCACTAGTTGCTGCGGCCTTAAATGGGAGCAGTTTAAGAGCGGTTGTATCGAGAGGAGGTCGCCCCGATTTGGCGAAGGCATACATTCGGATGGTATCTGTCCCGACGCTGTTGATTGTTGTGGGCGCGGACGACGGTGCGATTCAGTGTAATCAGAAGGTCTACGATGAACTTAAATGTACAAAACGTTTTGAGGTTGTAAGTCACGCACCGGAACTTGTCCCGGGCACAGAAAACACTGGGAAGGTTGACCATTTGGCAGGAGATTGGTTTTCGTCGTATCTTCGTGAAAAGGATCAATAG
- the hypE gene encoding hydrogenase expression/formation protein HypE translates to MSRLPVNCPVPRSTDDAVTLAHGEGGRTMRRLIRDRIVSRLGNTPLVNLSDAAVLPTMGGSPVMTTDSFVVSPLFFPGGDIGTLAVFGTVNDLVVSGASPRWIALSMIIEEGLPLALLDRVLDSIVASARIAEVEIVTGDTKVVPRGAADGLFLTTTGLGELFEPIPTGPETLKEGDVILVTGPIGQHGISILAAREKLGFDPMPTSDCGSLWNAAQSLRSAGCPVRAMRDATRGGVSAVLHEWTETSDSTIMINEEAVPVGNEVRGACELLGLDPLHLANEGTMLVAVPKEMNQRALQALLKVGNCPSAAIIGEVTTRRLAPVVVRRGRSAEIPLEEPQGAPFPRIC, encoded by the coding sequence ATGTCAAGATTGCCTGTCAATTGCCCGGTTCCTCGCTCAACGGATGACGCCGTAACGCTTGCACATGGAGAAGGTGGGCGTACGATGCGACGATTGATTCGTGACAGGATCGTCTCTCGATTGGGAAACACACCGCTGGTCAACCTTTCCGATGCCGCGGTTTTGCCGACAATGGGCGGTTCGCCGGTAATGACGACTGACAGTTTTGTTGTTTCACCCCTCTTCTTTCCCGGTGGCGACATTGGAACACTTGCTGTATTCGGTACGGTAAATGATCTCGTTGTCTCGGGTGCGAGCCCTCGGTGGATTGCGCTTTCGATGATCATCGAGGAAGGCCTTCCACTGGCCCTGCTGGACCGTGTGTTGGATTCGATCGTCGCTTCGGCACGAATTGCTGAAGTGGAGATCGTGACGGGAGATACGAAAGTTGTTCCGCGAGGTGCGGCCGACGGGCTTTTTCTGACAACAACGGGATTAGGAGAGCTTTTCGAACCTATTCCAACTGGTCCAGAAACGCTTAAAGAAGGGGATGTTATCCTCGTGACAGGGCCGATTGGACAACACGGAATTTCAATTCTGGCAGCTCGGGAGAAGCTCGGATTCGATCCAATGCCCACGAGTGACTGCGGGTCACTATGGAACGCGGCCCAATCACTTCGTTCGGCTGGCTGTCCGGTGCGTGCCATGCGGGATGCCACGCGAGGAGGGGTTTCGGCGGTCTTGCATGAATGGACTGAAACCAGTGATTCAACAATTATGATCAATGAAGAAGCCGTTCCTGTTGGTAACGAAGTCCGCGGCGCGTGCGAGCTGTTAGGCTTAGATCCGCTCCACCTTGCGAACGAAGGAACGATGCTGGTTGCGGTGCCCAAGGAGATGAACCAACGCGCATTGCAGGCACTCTTGAAGGTGGGAAATTGCCCAAGCGCTGCCATCATCGGCGAGGTAACAACACGGCGATTGGCTCCGGTTGTTGTTCGTCGCGGACGGTCTGCAGAGATTCCCCTTGAGGAACCACAAGGCGCACCGTTTCCTAGAATCTGCTAG